The genomic stretch AAAGGCTCAGTACAAAGGTGTTATGACAGTTAATGTCAATGTTGGTGCAACTGATGAGTCTATCAAGAAAAGCTTTGAACAAGCTATTAAACAAACAGGTGGAATGATTATATTTGACCAATTAAAGGCAATGTTAAAGATTACTTCATTAGATGAAAGTATTGCTACTGTTTCTGATGATTATGTTGTAACCGGTGTTTCAGCAGGTCAGGTTAAGGCTAAGGTTCAGGTTTCTATGTTAGGTATGAATGAAGAAATCGGCTTTGTTCAGATTAATGTAAAATAATTCTATCTAAGTTTAAAGAATATTAAGTCTAAAGTTTTTAATTCTAAAGGCACTTCACTTGAAGTGCCTTTTCTTATGCCTATTTTGTTTTGTTAGATAAACTAGTTTTTTTCAATTTTGATTGTGGGTTAAGGTGAATTATCAAATTCAATCGTCTATAAAGAAAAATTCATAGTGAGAATATGCACTTAAAATTATATGTAACTATGACTCACAGGTGTAGGGTCCAACATTGTTGGACCGTTACAAACTAGCCTTTATATAGGTACTTTGCCCTATATGGTAAGTTATAATTTTTAGTTTCTACATAGGACAATAATCCCATAGGTATCGCACTTTTTTACGGGCGAACGATGTTCGCCCCTACGACTGTAAGCCAAAATATGATATAAAATATGGTACAGTTTATGCTACAAAATAATATTGTATTATGAATTGTGCAACCACATAGTTTACAGTTTATACAAGGACATAGTTTACACTTTTCATATTTAATCATCCCCACAAACCCAAATTTGCAGAAATGATTTATCTTCATATGCAGTAAAATTGAAAACCAAATTTATTTAAATTTATCTTTCTCACTTTAACCCACAGACAAAATTAAAAATTTAATTTACAACTTGTATGTGCTAAAATGATATGACCCAATAAAAAAGAGGAGTAACTTCAAAATATGGTATAATGGAATCGCTAAAAAACATTAACCTAAGAAAGAAGTACTCCTCATGAATATGATAACACAAGAAGCAAAGAAAAAGCAAGCCATAGTAAAATACGCACTAAGAAAAGGAAAAAGCAAAGCAAGTAGAGTGTACGGTGTAAGTCTTTCAAGCGTAAAGAGATGGTGTAACCAATATGACGGTACCTGGCAATCGCTATTGCCTAAATCACACAGACCACATAGTCATCCTAACAGGCACACAAAAAGAGAAGAAAGACAAATTAGAAATTCTTTCAAAAAGTGCTATGAAAGATATGGATGGGATGGAGTATACAGTGATTTAAAGAGAAAAGGATATACAAGAAGCTACTCAGGAATGATATATGCAGCTAAAAGAATGGGCTTAGTAAAATATAAAAAGACCAAGAAAAAGAGCCGTAAGCATAGAAGATATCCGGAACTGTTAATACCTGGAGAAAAGGTGCAGATAGATGTAAAAGAAGTGCCATATAATTGCTTAAGAGGTAAGGCTTTAAGGGACGGAAAGCATTTTTATCAATGGACTGCAATAGATGAATGTACAAGGATGAGATTTGTATATGGGTTTGAAGAACATACACTGGAAAACTCAACCAAATTTTGAAAATGTTATTGAAAGAATTTCCGTTTAAAATACAGACTATTCAAACAGATAACGGAAGAGAGTTCACATATAAATATCAGAGCAGTGAAGTGAAAAGTCCTTTTGAAATAGAATTAAACAAACTAGGTATAAATCATAAATTAATACCACCACGAACACCTTGGCACAACGGAAAGGTAGAAAGAAGTCATAGAAACGACCAAAGATATTTCTATGAATGGGAAACATTCAGAAATATTGAAGAATTAAACACAAAATTAAAAGGACATTTGGAATGGAGTAATAACAAAACAATGAGAACACTTGATTACAAGAGTCCAATGCAGTTATTGAGTGAAAAGTTAGAATTGAAATCCATTCATTAATTAATATTCATAATCAAAAGTCAGTAAAACAAGCGAAATATTAAATCGTATTTTATTTTTACCCTAAAATGGGTCATATCTATTTACAACACAGAAAATTAAAAATTTAATTTACAACTTTCCTTGTATTTTCTATGAAAAAACAGTATAATGGTAATGTGTATATTAGTATATTGGATTTCTATGGAGGAAAATATATGATAAACAAGGGAACGAAAAGACTATTATCACTAATTGCAACTGTGATAATTATGATTTCTACTACATTAATAACAGTTTCCGGAGACACAGTTAGAGATTATAAGATTCAGGAAATTGGACTGAAAATCAGCCTTCCTGCTTATATGAATGTTATTACCAGAGAAACATCAACTAATGATGAAGTTTATAAAAAGTACGGTACAAGCGGCAAGGACTTAACTGACCTTGATATGTACCTTGTAGCTTATTCTGCCGATGCAACACAGACACTTACTGTTACTGTTACAGAGGATAAGAATAGTAAAAAAGTAAAAAACTACAACACTTTAAGTGAAAGTCAGCTAAACACAATTAAAGATTCTTATCAAAAGAATGATGGTTGTGAAAGTTGTTCTATCGAAAATTACAACAATCTGGTTTATTTCACTTCTATGATTCAGTCAAAAATCAATAACAGTACTGATGCAGAGGTTACTTACTCAATGCAGGGTGATACATTGGTTGACGGTAAGTATTATCATTTTAACTTGGTTTCTGCTGACGGTGCAGTCAGT from Ruminococcus bovis encodes the following:
- a CDS encoding integrase core domain-containing protein, whose product is MLLKEFPFKIQTIQTDNGREFTYKYQSSEVKSPFEIELNKLGINHKLIPPRTPWHNGKVERSHRNDQRYFYEWETFRNIEELNTKLKGHLEWSNNKTMRTLDYKSPMQLLSEKLELKSIH
- a CDS encoding helix-turn-helix domain-containing protein: MITQEAKKKQAIVKYALRKGKSKASRVYGVSLSSVKRWCNQYDGTWQSLLPKSHRPHSHPNRHTKREERQIRNSFKKCYERYGWDGVYSDLKRKGYTRSYSGMIYAAKRMGLVKYKKTKKKSRKHRRYPELLIPGEKVQIDVKEVPYNCLRGKALRDGKHFYQWTAIDECTRMRFVYGFEEHTLENSTKF